A stretch of the Halodesulfovibrio sp. MK-HDV genome encodes the following:
- a CDS encoding ABC transporter substrate-binding protein, with product MKRFLLCLVMVLYGCTCAVNANAESFVVGLMNADRPPYFWRDETGGYRGLFIDVLDEISKETDFHFSYKALPKARIRLYMNVGKIDIEMGIAKQWRKKKAEIKNSVYSIPFMKSKEVYVTSSKQGSFDSELNIPIGDKFCGIIGFSKPKGSSEKSRVDFLSEEQLLKMIDKRRCDYTVMPQDIFRYLLHGNTYNVVASDPISTHAMRLRLNRQHEWLVSRIDAALLRMKHNGRLAIILDRYK from the coding sequence ATGAAACGTTTTTTACTGTGTCTTGTCATGGTGCTGTATGGCTGTACTTGTGCTGTCAATGCAAATGCAGAGTCCTTTGTTGTTGGATTAATGAATGCAGATAGACCGCCGTATTTTTGGAGAGACGAAACTGGCGGGTACAGGGGTCTCTTTATTGATGTCCTTGATGAAATTTCAAAAGAGACTGATTTTCATTTTTCATACAAAGCACTGCCGAAAGCGCGCATTCGTTTGTACATGAACGTAGGCAAAATTGATATTGAAATGGGAATTGCTAAGCAATGGCGCAAAAAGAAAGCAGAAATTAAGAACTCTGTTTATTCAATTCCCTTTATGAAATCGAAAGAAGTCTATGTGACAAGTTCAAAGCAAGGCAGTTTTGATTCAGAACTGAATATACCTATAGGTGATAAGTTCTGTGGAATTATAGGCTTCAGTAAGCCAAAGGGGTCTAGCGAAAAAAGTCGGGTAGATTTTTTATCGGAAGAGCAGCTCCTCAAAATGATAGATAAGAGGCGATGTGACTATACCGTTATGCCTCAAGATATTTTTCGTTATTTACTGCACGGGAATACATACAACGTGGTTGCATCTGACCCTATTTCGACCCACGCAATGCGGCTGCGGTTAAATAGGCAACATGAATGGTTGGTTTCGCGGATTGATGCCGCGCTACTTAGGATGAAGCACAACGGGCGACTCGCGATCATTCTTGACCGTTACAAGTAG